One segment of Candidatus Nitrospira nitrosa DNA contains the following:
- a CDS encoding cell division protein FtsQ/DivIB — translation MRVSFRKQRAEPAVPRLNRWKDPSGEKAVMQGGRIRTAKRKVAVRLGVLVTGLAILGWLITTAVTYSSRIVRDLLEIHTITVEGVHHLDKQKVIELAQVRQGMSLYQVMPTTVEEQIEAHPWIKEAQVSRVLLHELKIAVIERKPAAIVRSASQNFLSDEEGHILTKLGQADDDTFPLVTGVDLDGLLKGTDVVRRSIMSGIELARVIGHTFDGRLRVQAENQTNLVALIQGVRFRFGEESVEEQWERFQRVKPTLKSLNFDGVGRGVSEVDLRYDNRIIVREGGG, via the coding sequence ATGAGAGTCTCATTTAGAAAACAACGAGCTGAGCCTGCCGTCCCGCGCCTGAATCGTTGGAAGGACCCATCAGGGGAAAAGGCGGTGATGCAAGGCGGGCGGATACGGACGGCCAAGCGAAAGGTTGCGGTGCGTCTCGGTGTGCTTGTGACGGGTCTGGCGATTCTGGGGTGGCTGATCACGACCGCCGTGACGTACTCCAGCCGCATAGTCCGTGACTTGCTTGAGATCCACACGATCACCGTTGAAGGTGTGCATCATCTTGACAAGCAGAAGGTGATCGAGCTGGCTCAGGTCAGACAAGGGATGTCGCTTTATCAGGTCATGCCCACCACCGTCGAAGAGCAGATCGAGGCACACCCCTGGATCAAGGAGGCTCAAGTTTCGCGAGTCCTACTCCATGAGTTGAAGATCGCGGTGATCGAGCGAAAGCCTGCCGCGATCGTCCGGTCGGCATCACAGAACTTTCTGAGTGATGAAGAGGGGCATATCCTGACCAAGCTGGGGCAGGCTGATGATGATACGTTTCCGTTGGTAACCGGAGTTGATCTTGACGGGTTGCTAAAGGGGACCGACGTAGTGCGACGCTCAATCATGTCTGGCATCGAACTGGCAAGAGTCATTGGGCACACCTTCGATGGGAGGTTGCGGGTACAGGCTGAAAACCAAACAAATCTTGTGGCGCTCATCCAGGGCGTTCGATTTCGATTTGGAGAGGAGTCGGTTGAGGAGCAATGGGAGCGGTTCCAACGCGTCAAACCAACGTTGAAATCACTAAATTTTGACGGCGTGGGGCGCGGGGTCAGTGAAGTGGATCTCCGGTACGATAATCGAATTATCGTACGGGAAGGCGGAGGGTGA
- the pgeF gene encoding peptidoglycan editing factor PgeF: MDTKNQAHHFFGTRQHTMEHDLEVGRPLQGVQGAAPSAWTLSVKQVHGTEALVVDRALSAADRFVGGWDALVTDQPGVMVAVRTADCVPILMHDPVRGVVAAIHAGWRGAVEAIVPKTLALFESRFGSNPKQVRMSIGPSAGACCYEVDAPVLERLRQGVPSWEKVVQFQGEGKAKLDLKGLIKEQALAHGATPQAITTVNLCTICHEDLFFSYRREGKVNGTMISAIGLPPSDDKPVSANS, translated from the coding sequence ATGGATACGAAGAATCAGGCGCACCACTTTTTTGGAACCAGGCAGCACACGATGGAGCACGACCTGGAAGTTGGCAGACCTTTGCAGGGCGTCCAAGGGGCTGCGCCCTCAGCATGGACGTTGTCTGTTAAACAGGTTCATGGGACCGAGGCTCTGGTGGTGGATCGTGCGCTGTCAGCAGCCGACCGCTTTGTGGGAGGCTGGGACGCCTTGGTGACTGATCAGCCAGGGGTTATGGTAGCAGTGAGGACGGCCGATTGTGTGCCAATTCTCATGCATGACCCTGTCCGTGGAGTTGTCGCGGCAATCCATGCCGGATGGCGAGGAGCCGTAGAGGCGATCGTCCCCAAGACACTGGCGCTATTTGAGTCACGTTTTGGCTCAAATCCTAAACAGGTACGGATGAGTATTGGTCCATCAGCTGGCGCCTGTTGTTACGAAGTGGATGCCCCAGTTCTTGAACGTCTTCGCCAAGGGGTTCCTAGTTGGGAGAAGGTCGTTCAATTTCAGGGCGAGGGGAAGGCCAAACTGGACTTGAAGGGCCTTATTAAGGAGCAGGCATTAGCCCATGGAGCCACTCCACAGGCCATCACGACTGTGAACCTTTGTACGATTTGTCATGAGGATCTGTTTTTTTCCTATCGGCGAGAAGGAAAAGTCAA
- the ftsZ gene encoding cell division protein FtsZ has translation MFAFQEDMLSPVRIKVIGIGGAGCNAINTMITSGLARVDFIASNTDLQALDRSLAPYKIQLGPERTRGLGAGAKPEIGRDAALESKEHIRECLEGADMVFVTAGMGGGTGTGAAPIVASIAREMGILTVGVVTKPFQYEGQRRNKHAEEGIRDMRRHVDTLLIIPNQRLLGIVDKSTPLLEAFKVADDVLRQAIQGIADVITTTGHVNVDFADVRTVMSHTGRAVMGMGVSRGPNRAIEAAQKAMCSPLLEEGSVEGARGVLLNITGGASLSLHEVEEAASIIQQTADSEANIIVGQVINPDMGEDLIITVIATGFEREEDQPAAPMAGDRGVNRPAKPIQPLLAGMVASLAADRPMKDLDRPTFLRRMTEMRDPTDRAAMTAEDEWDVPTFLRKQAD, from the coding sequence ATGTTTGCATTTCAGGAAGATATGTTATCACCTGTGCGGATTAAAGTGATCGGAATCGGCGGAGCCGGGTGCAATGCGATCAACACGATGATCACCTCTGGACTCGCCCGTGTCGACTTTATCGCCAGCAACACCGATCTTCAGGCACTGGATCGCTCTCTGGCCCCGTACAAAATCCAGCTTGGGCCGGAGAGGACCCGTGGTTTAGGCGCTGGCGCGAAACCGGAAATCGGACGTGATGCCGCGCTTGAAAGTAAGGAGCATATCCGGGAATGCCTCGAGGGAGCGGATATGGTGTTCGTCACGGCCGGCATGGGAGGAGGCACCGGGACCGGAGCCGCACCCATTGTCGCCAGCATCGCTCGAGAAATGGGGATTTTGACGGTGGGCGTAGTGACGAAGCCGTTTCAATATGAGGGCCAACGGAGAAACAAACACGCCGAGGAGGGGATCCGCGACATGCGGCGGCATGTCGATACCTTGCTGATTATCCCCAATCAACGGCTCTTGGGCATCGTTGATAAATCAACCCCGCTCTTGGAGGCCTTTAAGGTGGCCGATGATGTCCTTCGGCAGGCCATTCAGGGTATTGCCGATGTAATTACGACGACGGGACATGTGAATGTCGATTTTGCCGATGTCCGCACGGTGATGTCACATACCGGTCGTGCCGTCATGGGAATGGGCGTATCACGTGGTCCCAACCGGGCGATTGAAGCCGCCCAGAAGGCGATGTGCAGCCCACTTCTTGAGGAAGGTAGCGTAGAAGGAGCCCGGGGAGTGCTTCTCAATATAACCGGTGGGGCTAGTTTATCGCTGCATGAGGTTGAAGAGGCGGCCAGCATTATCCAGCAGACGGCGGACTCTGAGGCCAACATTATCGTTGGGCAAGTGATTAATCCTGATATGGGTGAAGATCTCATTATCACGGTGATCGCAACTGGGTTTGAACGAGAAGAAGATCAGCCTGCGGCTCCTATGGCTGGTGACCGAGGAGTAAATCGGCCTGCAAAGCCGATCCAGCCGCTTTTGGCAGGGATGGTCGCATCTCTTGCGGCGGATCGGCCGATGAAAGATCTCGACCGTCCCACATTTTTACGGCGCATGACGGAGATGCGAGACCCAACGGATCGCGCGGCAATGACGGCTGAAGACGAATGGGATGTCCCAACATTTCTTCGTAAGCAGGCCGACTAA
- the ftsA gene encoding cell division protein FtsA, whose translation MAVPKRDQILVGLDIGTTKICAIVAEMTDAGGLSIIGLGMSPSRGLRKGVVVDIESTVESIKKAVEEAELMAAVQINSVYTGIAGSHISAENCKGVVALKRAEVTREDIHRAIESARTLAVIPQERRILHVLPREFMVDGQEGVREPLGLSGNRLEVNVHVITGAVTSAQNIVKSVNRAGLDVVDIILQPLASSEAVLSQEERELGVVMVDLGGGTTDLAIFLDGSIRHSAVLPIGGQNLTKDLAIGLLTSQTEAERIKTQHGIARTELVIGHQVVQVPSVGDRPPRTFSRRDIAEILEPRVDEMFELVRREITRAGYEGMLGAGVVITGGTSLLEGMPDAAEKVLNLPARRGLPSGVGGLRDIVGHPSHSTGVGLLLHARRHVDELETAGLRNGGTWAKKMFSWTKRVLEVF comes from the coding sequence ATTGCGGTGCCGAAGCGAGATCAAATTCTAGTCGGACTCGACATCGGGACAACAAAGATCTGCGCGATCGTTGCAGAGATGACCGATGCGGGAGGTCTCAGCATTATCGGCCTCGGCATGAGTCCCTCACGCGGCTTGCGTAAAGGAGTCGTTGTCGACATTGAAAGCACCGTTGAATCCATCAAGAAGGCCGTCGAAGAAGCAGAGCTGATGGCGGCTGTTCAGATCAACTCCGTGTACACCGGCATCGCCGGCAGTCACATCTCGGCCGAAAACTGCAAGGGTGTTGTGGCGCTGAAACGAGCGGAGGTGACTCGAGAAGATATCCACCGAGCCATTGAAAGCGCCCGCACGCTCGCGGTGATCCCGCAAGAGCGGAGGATCCTCCACGTGTTACCTCGAGAATTCATGGTGGATGGCCAGGAAGGGGTGCGGGAGCCGTTGGGCCTATCCGGAAATCGGCTGGAAGTCAACGTGCACGTCATCACCGGAGCGGTGACCTCAGCGCAGAATATCGTGAAGAGTGTCAATCGGGCTGGGCTTGACGTGGTCGACATCATCCTTCAGCCGCTGGCCTCCAGTGAAGCGGTGCTGAGCCAGGAGGAACGTGAACTCGGCGTGGTGATGGTGGATTTGGGGGGAGGGACGACGGACCTGGCCATTTTTTTGGATGGGAGCATCCGTCACTCGGCAGTTCTTCCGATTGGCGGACAGAATTTGACGAAGGATCTGGCCATTGGTCTCTTGACGTCGCAAACCGAGGCTGAAAGGATCAAAACTCAACATGGGATCGCGAGAACCGAATTGGTCATTGGTCATCAAGTCGTTCAGGTACCTTCGGTAGGAGACCGTCCACCTCGAACATTTTCTAGACGGGATATTGCGGAGATCTTGGAGCCTCGTGTCGACGAGATGTTCGAGCTTGTTCGGAGAGAAATCACGCGGGCCGGATACGAAGGCATGTTGGGGGCCGGGGTCGTGATCACCGGGGGTACATCGTTGTTGGAAGGGATGCCAGATGCTGCAGAGAAAGTCTTGAACTTGCCGGCGCGGCGGGGATTGCCATCGGGGGTGGGAGGGCTCCGAGATATCGTCGGTCATCCCAGCCATTCAACCGGGGTCGGTCTCTTGCTTCATGCCCGGCGACACGTCGATGAATTAGAGACTGCGGGGCTTCGAAACGGTGGGACTTGGGCAAAAAAAATGTTCAGCTGGACGAAACGGGTGTTGGAGGTCTTTTAA
- a CDS encoding D-alanine--D-alanine ligase — translation MGRMTDRRIAVLMGGRSSEREISLKTGQAVYQALFRRGYDVVAIDVGDRLYQDLKEQDVAIAFLSLHGLGGEDGLVQGFLETIGIPYTGSGVRASAVGMHKVMTKTLLAAHGIPVPSGTVIRAGERPSLAKVLKACKLQLPIVVKPVSQGSTIGVTIVRRAAQWKEALALALRYDSEAMVEGYIPGHEATVSILGTAMDKADILPAIEVVAPEGFYDFSAKYQKGKTQYLCPAPLPAKVLQKIGELAYRSYKVLGCEGAARVDFRITPRGQPYVLEINTVPGMTATSLLPMAAAQAGIGYEDLVERILRSALDRAARCAQCAQLGPVS, via the coding sequence ATGGGTAGAATGACGGATAGACGCATCGCGGTCCTAATGGGAGGTCGATCTTCCGAACGGGAGATTTCCCTGAAGACCGGCCAAGCGGTTTATCAGGCACTATTCCGTCGAGGATATGATGTCGTGGCCATCGACGTCGGTGATCGACTGTATCAAGACTTGAAAGAGCAGGATGTTGCCATCGCCTTTCTCTCGCTTCATGGGCTGGGGGGCGAAGACGGCTTAGTCCAGGGGTTTCTTGAGACCATCGGGATTCCATACACAGGGTCAGGCGTTCGGGCTAGTGCTGTGGGTATGCACAAAGTGATGACAAAGACATTGTTGGCCGCACATGGCATCCCGGTGCCTTCTGGAACGGTCATCCGTGCTGGAGAGAGGCCTTCGCTGGCGAAGGTTCTGAAGGCGTGCAAGCTTCAGTTACCGATTGTCGTCAAGCCGGTCTCGCAAGGCTCTACGATCGGCGTTACCATTGTGCGCCGCGCGGCTCAGTGGAAGGAGGCACTGGCACTGGCTCTTCGTTATGACTCTGAAGCGATGGTGGAGGGCTACATTCCTGGACATGAAGCGACCGTGTCGATTCTTGGCACAGCCATGGACAAGGCAGACATACTTCCGGCCATAGAAGTTGTGGCCCCGGAAGGGTTTTATGATTTTTCGGCCAAATACCAAAAGGGGAAGACTCAGTATCTCTGCCCTGCTCCGCTTCCGGCCAAAGTACTTCAGAAAATAGGGGAATTGGCCTACCGCAGCTACAAAGTCCTTGGCTGTGAGGGGGCTGCACGCGTGGACTTTCGCATCACGCCTCGAGGCCAGCCCTATGTATTGGAAATCAACACAGTTCCTGGCATGACCGCAACGAGTCTACTGCCCATGGCTGCCGCGCAGGCCGGCATCGGGTACGAGGACTTGGTCGAGCGGATCTTACGGTCTGCACTGGACCGTGCCGCTCGATGTGCTCAGTGCGCCCAATTAGGGCCTGTGTCATGA